Proteins encoded by one window of Bacillus rossius redtenbacheri isolate Brsri chromosome 3, Brsri_v3, whole genome shotgun sequence:
- the LOC134530641 gene encoding uncharacterized protein LOC134530641, with the protein MQHATNRIRQVCTGPRTRAERAPPTPRTARREPPAVGFFDEHKGIRRASVDVFAARSAHAANMEWSEEDMLGLIEVYRTHPVLWDPSNRDYYKKAKKMDAWRDIAVTVGQLEDECRKKMISLLSSYRREKSKEKNTIGTGKGTSEVFTSRWFAYESLKFLEGRDKPRPTMNTEPVIIEGNHVHQELNVQNEDQEFLSPSAPKRAKGRQQGDGTALLADAVSILQATAGKFNMSPEQSEIKTFCAYLSSKMATFSSATRLGVQHAVYDILMKADRGLFEIPTYNYGQGQLFHSNAPENYSTRMYMQQPASHSSTSSVYLPAQQQQQQQQQQQQPFEPNLSQSSPAGRSPTQMTPHAQVTMLPSASATSIQTNSSHTISPLASMQSPLSHSSQCSDDFNDCV; encoded by the exons ATGCAACACGCCACGAACAGGATTCGCCAGGTGTGTACGGGCCCTCGAACACGCGCCGAGCGTGCGCCGCCCACGCCACGAACCGCGCGCCGCGAACCGCCAGCTGTCGGTTTTTTCGACGAACACAAAGGGATTCGGCGCGCCAGTGTGGACGTGTTTGCAGCTCGCAGCGCACACGCAGCGAACATGGAGTGGAGCGAAGAAGATATGTTGGGCTTGATTGAAGTGTATAGAACACATCCTGTGCTTTGGGACCCAAGTAATAGAGACTACTacaaaaaagctaaaaaaatggATGCGTGGAGAGACATAGCTGTTACAGTCGGGCAGTTAGAAGATGAATGCAGGAAAAAAATGATTAGTTTGCTGTCGTCGTACAGAAGGGAGAagtcaaaagaaaaaaacacaataggGACTGGTAAAG GTACTTCCGAAGTGTTTACCAGCCGATGGTTCGCCTACGAGTCGTTAAAATTTCTGGAAGGCAGAGATAAGCCACGGCCAACAATGAACACG gAGCCGGTGATCATTGAAGGAAACCACGTCCATCAAGAACTGAATGTGCAAAATGAAGACCAAGAATTTCTTTCTCCAAGTGCACCTAAGCGAGCAAAAGGAAGGCAACAGGGTGATGGAACTGCACTGCTAGCGGATGCTGTTAGCATTCTACAAGCTACTGCTGGAAAATTCAACATGTCTCCTGAACAGAGCGAGATTAAAACATTTTGCGCATATTTATCTTCCAAAATGGCGACATTTTCTTCAGCTACAAGATTGGGGGTTCAGCACGCTGTTTATGACATTTTGATGAAAGCAGATCGAGGTTTGTTTGAAATACCTACATACAACTATGGTCAAGGTCAACTATTTCATTCCAATGCACCTGAAAACTATTCTACTCGCATGTATATGCAACAGCCAGCTTCCCACTCATCAACTTCATCAGTTTATCTTCCtgctcaacaacaacaacaacaacaacaacaacaacaacaacccttTGAGCCAAATCTGTCGCAGTCTTCTCCAGCTGGTCGGTCCCCGACACAAATGACTCCACATGCACAAGTTACTATGCTACCTAGTGCCTCGGCTACAAGTATACAAACAAATTCAAGTCACACCATTTCACCGCTGGCGTCAATGCAAAGTCCTTTATCGCATTCATCTCAGTGTTCTGATGATTTTAATgactgtgtgtaa